In Candidatus Dadabacteria bacterium, the genomic stretch GAAACAACAGGGGCGAAGCGCATGAGAACGGAGCAATAGAGGGAGCCCACGGTCATCTTAAAAAGGAGATAGCTGACGCTGTCTTGCTTCGGGGGTCCTCGGACTTTGTGGATATAGAGGAGTATAGAGACTTCATCGCAGAGGTTGTCTCGAACATAAATGCCCGCAGAGTGGAGCGCATAGAGGCCGAGAGACGGACTCTCAGACCCCTTCCCTCGAATTCCGCGCCCTGGTATGAGCGTCACAGTGTGGTGGTGACCTCATCAGGCGGCTTTCTGCTAAAAGGAGTGTTCTACACCGTTCCCTCGCGCCTTATAGGGCACCGTCTCGACGTTCGTCTCCATGATTCAGGCATTGAGCTGTACTTCGGGGGCCGTCATCAGCTGACGTTGCCGAGGAAGCGCAGAGACGGCGATAAGACCATTCACTGCGTCAGCTACCATCACGTGATTCACAGTCTCAAGAAAAAGCCCGGAGCGTTTATGAATCTGGTGTACCGAGACGAGCTGTTTCCAAGGGAGGAGTACAAGCGGTGCTTTGAGCTTGCGCTTTGTGTTGTGGGGCGTCTAGGGGCTTGCAGGATGATCGTGAAGCTTCTCGCGCTGGCCCATGAGCAAAGCTGCGAAGAGCAGCTGGCCATGGCCATGAGAGACAGTCTGAATTCCGGAAAACTGCCCGACATGGACACACTCGAGGAGCGTTTTGTTATGAAAGCGGGGCCGATGAGGGAAGTAGACGTCCAGGCGGGGGATCTTTCAAGCTATACGCCGCTGTTTGGAGTTATTGAAGAAAAAGGAGGAAAGAAATGAACGACAAACAAAACACAAGAATCGATTCTGTGGGACTTACCCTGATGTTCTCCGAACTCAGGATGCCTGCCATAAAGAACACCTGGGAACAGTTCGCAGAGAGGGCTGACAAGGAGGGGTGGCCGGCGGGGAGACTGCTCTGGGCCCTTGCCGAACTCGAACTTGCGGAGCGAGGGCGCAGGAGAATACAGCGCCACCTCGCCGAGGCTCATCTGATAGCGGGCAAGAGCCTTGACAGCTTCGACTTCTCCGTGGTCCCCACAATATCCCCCTCAAGGGTAAGAGCGCTTGCTTCAAATGATTCGTGGCTCAAAGGAGGTCACAACGTGATAATCTTCGGACCTCCGGGGGCGGGGAAGAGCCATCTTGCTTCAGCCATAGGGCTTGCGCTTGTGGAAGGGGGCAAAAGGGTTATGTTCACCCGTACCACGGACCTTGTGCAGAGACTCCAGATGGCCCACAGAGAGCTTCGTCTGGAGAATGTGCTTGAGCGCCTCAACCGTTATGACCTGCTGATTCTCGATGATCTTGCGTACGTACGCAAGGATCGAGACGAAACCAGGGTGCTGTTTGAACTCATATCGAACCGTTATGAAAGCAGATCGCTGCTTATTACTGCGAACCAGCCCTTTGAGGAATGGAAAAACGTGTTTCCTGACGAAAATACGGCTGTGGCGGCTGTGGACAGGCTTGTGCATCACTGCGTAATCCTTGAAATGAACGTAGAGAGCTACAGGTTGCGTCATGCTATGGAGAAAAAAAAGGAGGAAGTGAAGAAAAAACGAGGGAGGCCCGCGAAATACGCTACCGAGAACAACTCGAAGGGTCCGACCTCGAAAACTGAGAATTGATATCTGTCAGATATGCCGGTATCGTCTCACAATCAGCGACACACAGAGTTCAATCCTGATTGTCGCAACAGTTCAATCTTGATTGTCGCGCTATATAGATTTGCCAGTTGCGAACTTTGTTTGCATTGGCAAGGGTGTTACGTGATACGGAACCTTTGATTCCTATATGGTAGAGTCGTGCTTGTTGGGCCCGGAGGCATGATTCTACATCACGAAGGCTTTCTCTGCAGGTAAGCTGGGCAAAGGCCATGCAGCGATACTGCTCCGCGCAGAAGAATGATTTGACTTTATGATTGCCGTTGTAACGTTTTACGTATCTGTGGAAGGTGTCCCACGGAAGATGATCCATGAGCTGAGAGAAAACCAGTTTCCCCGTGTACACGATATCTGCCTCCTGTTATGCTGATAGATACAGGTATCATGGGAAAACAGATTTTGGACTTCAAGTCAGACGCATCTATTAATGGCTGTTTTGTCGCTGTAATCAAGTGGTTACAATACACTCAACTCAAAACGTTGGGACAGTAGTGAATTATCCTGAATTCTCAACTATAGGGAGTGAAGTTACATCCAAGATGAGTTTCATTCCATATTTCCGTGCTTTTTCGCAGCAAGTCAAGCAGTTTTGTCATCATTGATGTTTTGAAGAAGGAAGACATTTCTGCAGCAATTCCCACTAACTGCCAATAATGTTGAGATTTTTCGACCATGTTGAAAAACCCTTTAGAATAAAGGGGATACAGGTTTTACCTTCGTACATTTTGCCCTTGAAAACAGGGTGAAAGCTTACGAAAATGCAACATCAGAAGCTTCAAAAAATCTAAAAATATCAGTAAAATACAAAACTAGTGGGAATTCCTGACATTTCTGTGAGTTCGGCTTATGTTCACGGTGTGCTTAAGGATGCGGGGATTGGGAAGCTTGCGCGAAGATCCCTTGATCCTGAATTCCCAACTGCAGAAATTGACATGACACTTTGAGGAGGGGGTCAGAGATATTCCTCAGACCTTCATCGATTAGGTCCTTTTCTGAATCCGCCATAACAAGACCTCCTATGCATTAATAATCAGTTTCCTCATCTCCGTGGAGGCGGACAACAGTGGATCTATTGAATTTGTTACCTTTGAAAGCAGTATTGCTCCTTCTATCTGAGAGATGAGCAATTTTGCTACATTTTCAGGGTCGACATCTTCTTTAAAGAAGCCCCGCCCCACTCCCTCTTCAAGGCAGAGTTGAAACGCCTTATGCCATTCCGTGAAGAAATGGTTCAAAGCTGAGCGGAAGTTCTTGTTTGAGCTTTGTTCCAAGGCCAAGTTCCCGAAAAAGCAACCTGCGTATAAATCTTCGGAGAACAGAGAGGTTTGAAGAGAAATTGCTTTTTCGTAGAAGCTGTCGAGACGTTCAAGGGGATTCAGGCGACGGTTGAGGAGAGTTTTTGTCAGCATCTTGTCCCTGAACGTCAAACTTGTTTTTCTGATTGTTGCCAGCGCCAGCGCCTCTTTGCTGGAGAAGTAGTAGTAGAAATTACTTCTGCAGACCCCGGACTCTTTCATTATCATGTCGATTGACGTTCCCTCGTAGCCGTGGAGGTGAAACAGCCGGCTGGCAATCTGTATCAGTTTATCTTTATTGTTCATAATCTTAAAAAAAGGGTGGTATGAGACAAGAAAAGGTTACAGATAGAAGCAACAATTCTGCCGACCCCTTAAGCACAGCCCCTTATCCTAAACAAGTATCTCTTGCAACGCAATACTTTTTCTGAGAACTAAAAAAGTTAATAGGATTATTCAGTTCTAATTTATGGGCACTTCTAAAAATACCCTCATATTCCAGTTAGACTTCAAGCAGGGAGAGATTCCCAGAGAGTGGAAGAAAAGCGCGCTCAGAAGGATACCGACACGAGATGGACAAAGAAGCGGGGGGCGAGTTATTACGAAAAGACATGCGATACAAAATCCCCCTGACCTCGAAACCTCCCATGCGTCCCGGTCCTTTTACGGAGGAGCTTCAACCTGCACAGCGGATATTCCGTTATTGTCCGGCGTTTTTCCCTGAACACGCATCCTGTCGCCTTCTCCGGGAAACCGTAACAAGCAGCAGACAGGATATGATCAGAAGCAGGTTAAACGCGGCGCTAAACGGCCCGCTTCCACCCGCTCCATCAGAAGCAACCGAACACCCCCCCCCACCGCTTTCTTCCTCCTCCATAACCGGAGGTTCGGGAATCTTAACGAAAACCCCGAAAAGGGACGGCAGAGATGATGTGTCCCCGCACACGCATTCCACACCGTTAACCGTATCCATTCTCGACCCTGAAACAGGTCCCCATCTCCCGCTCTCGTAACGGTAAAGCCCGGGCATTGACTCCTCGCCATCCACATCGTCAACCGTCTCTATGTTTGACATCGAAAAAGACCCCGAACCCTCTTCCTGGTAACGGTAAAGATAAGACGCTGACTCCCCGCCGTCCTCCGGGGCGGGCAGACACACCGTCACGGTCTCACCCTCCCCAAGCATGTATTCATCAAGACCGACTTCCGCCACAAACCCTTCAAGACTGAGTCCTTCGGGCAGTTCTTCTTCCGAAGGAACGCTTAGATCAATGGTAACAGTCTCGACACTCCCAACAAGGGAGGAAGGAAGAATGATTGACGGCACGTCATCCGGTGGCCCTTCACCCTCGGGGACGCTTAACTCTATTGCAGTATACTTTCCATCCTCTCTACTGATCACGACCAAGCTTGTATCCACGCAGCCAGGACTTATGGCCAATCCTTCCTCCCCCCTGTCTTCTTGCAGACCCTCACAGTCGGATTCCGGTGGCGGTGGTGGTGGCGGTGGCGGCGGTAGTGGCGGTGGTGGCGGTAGTGACGGCGTCGAGGTGGTTCCGCTAAGCTGGTTGTTGTCGAGCCACAACCTCGTAAGTCTGGTCAGGCTCCCAAGCTCAGGCGGGATGGTTCCGCTAAGCTGGTTGTTGCGGAGATCCAACGCCTTAAGCTGGGTCAGGCTCCCAAGCTCAGGCGGGATGGTTCCGCTAAGCTTGTTGTTCTCGAGCCACAACCACGTAAGTCTGGTCAGGCTCCCAAGCTCAGGCGGGATGGTTCCGACAAGATTGTTGCTGCCGAGCAACAAATGCGAAAGGTAGTTGGTCAGGCTCCCAAGCTCAGGCGGGATGGTTCCGCTAAGCTGGTTGTTCTCGAGATGCAAATACCAAAGCTGGGTCAGGTTCCCAAGCTCAGGCGGGATGGTTCCGCTAAGCTGGTTGTTCTCGAGATGCAAATACCAAAGCTGGGTCAGGTTCCCAAGCTCAGGCGGGATGGTTCCGCTAAGCTGGTTGTTCTCGAGATGCAAATACCAAAGCTGGGCCAGGCTTCCAAGCTCAGGCGGGATAGTTCCACTAAGCTGGTTGTTCTCGAGATGCAACGAGCTAAGGCTGGTCAGGCTCCCAAGCTCAGACGGGATGGTTCCGCTAAGCTGGTTGTGGCTGAGATGCAAATCCTCAAGCTGGGCCAGGCTCCCAAGCTCAGACGGGATGGTTCCGCTAAGCTTGTTGCGGTTGAGACACAGAGCAATGACTGCAGAACCTTGAGCAATAACTCCATGCCAGCTGTCTAGATTGCTGGTACCCCAATTGCATTTTTTGGTCCAGTTCGGACCTCCCGCGTTGCAATAAAACCTCTTAAGCACATCCGCATCGGTAGCATTCGAGGATGGAAATCTAAATGTACTACAGTCTATCTGCGCCTGTGCGTCTGTACTACACTGTGCGTCTGTACTACACCGCGCCTGCGCGTCTCCCGAGAGCAGTGAAAACGCAAACACAAAAAAGACCAAAACAAGAACTTTGCCCGAGACGGAAAAAGAATGTCTTATTCTTCCGCTGACGCGGGCCGCGCCGCGAAGCAACGCGCGCGGACTAAATGGAGGGATGCCGGAATCATCTGAAAATTCATTTCTCTTCACAATCACTCTCATAAAGACACCTCTAAAAAGGGCCGGCAGGAGGCATTCACGAGGAGGTGTAACAACAGTAGGAATCCAACTGACCCCTTTTGTCTATTCCTTTTCCTGAGTGAAAAACCTCTCTATTTTGCGCACCATGTCCGGTCCGGCTTCATCATCGAACGCGTTTGAATCTATCCTTATTCCCTGGAGGGCAACGCAGGGACCCTTCTTGTAAGTATCCTTGTCTACCCTCGCTATGATGTAATGAACCATTCTGTCAATCAATAAAAAAAAATTCCATGACAAGACCTCCGTGTTTAGTAATAAGGGACCGGAAGTGTTAGTAATCACAATAAGCCGGCATAGGTAAGAAGACAAGACTTTTTTCGACTTCCAAAAAGTTAATTGGACCGGTTAATTCTAAATTAGAACTGACCTATAACCAGATTGCCACGGCAGTTATCACTTCCCCGGTTTCGGGGTCAAACGCCAAACCGTGCTTTTTCAGCATGCGAATCCACCGAGGCGCGTTGCGTGCAACTATCAAAGCCTCGTAATCCAGTACCCTCGTAGTAATAAGGCTTCATGTCCCTGAGTACAGCGTAAACGATTCGCAGCAACTTGTGGGCAGAAGCCACAATTGCCCTTTTGTACCCCCGCCTTATCGATAGAAAGTGAACCATAAAGGTGGAACGGCAAGGCTTTTGTCTACCCGTGAGCATCCAGAAAAGAACACAGACTGACCAGCGGTATTGTGTCGGTTTCAGAATAAGGACAAAAAACTATCATGTTTGACACTCAGGGTCGCAAAATCCGTAAGTCTTGATTCTCGCAACAACATGGAATGCCTCTGCTGAACAGAACCCGGCTACTTGGTCTCCGTTCGAGACAGTTCTTACAGCATCAACATAACCTCAAACACAAGCCTGCCGTCTTCTCCGGGAAACCGCAACAACAAGACAGGATATGATCAGAAGCAGGTTAAACGCGGCGCTTCGCGACCCGCTTCCACCCGCTCCATCAGAAACAACCGAACATCCCCCACCGCTTTCTTCCTCCTCCATAACCGGAGGTTCGGGAATCTTAACGAAAACCCCGAAAAAAGACGGCAGAGACGATGTGTCCCCGCACACGCATTCCACACCGTTAACCGCATCCATTCTTGATCCTGAAACAGATCCCCAGCTCCCCTCTCGCGGTCGTAACGGTAAAGCCCGGGCATTGACTCCTCGCCACCCGCATCGTCAACCGTCTCTATGTTTGACATCGAAAAAGACCCCGAACCCTCTTTCTGGTAACGGTAAATATAAGACGCTGACTCCCCGCCGTCCTCCGAAACGGGCAGACACACCGTCACAGTCTCACCCTCCCCAAGCGTGTATTCATCAAGACCGACTTCCGCCACAAACCCTTCAAGACTGAGTCCTTCGGGCAGTTCTTCTTCCGAAGGAACGCTTAGATCAATGGTAACAGTCTCGACACTCCCAACAAGGGAGGAAGGAAGAATGATTGACGGCACGTCATCCGGTGGCCCTTCACCCTCGGGGACGCTTAACTCTATTGCAGTATACTTTCCATCCTCTCTACTGATCACGATCAAGCTTGTATCCACGCAGCCAGGCCTTATGGCCAATCCATCCTCCCCCCTGTCTTCTTGCAGACCCTCACAGTCGGATTCCGGCGGTGGTGGTGGCGGCGGTGGTGGCGGCGGCGGCGGTGGCGGCGGCAATGTACATCCACTGATAAACCTAATACCCTTAAACCACTTACTGAACTCCGGGTTGTCCTTCGGCTCGCTCACCCCTGTGCACTCTACGTTGAGTGTCTCAAGACCAGACAGTTCCATAAGCCCTACCGGAAGCTCTCCGGTAAGACCGCGGTTCCCTGAAAGATTCAACCACGTAAGGCTGCCCAGGCTTCCAAACTCAGACGGTATGCTTCCATCCAGGTTGTTGCTGTTGAGTTCCAACTTAGTGACCTTAGTGGGGTCTTCTGTATCAACAATAACCCCATACCAGCTGTCCAGGTCGCTGGCACCCCAGTTGTCTGTGTTTGTCCATGAGCTGCCTTTCGTGTCGCAATAGAGCTTCGTAAGCACATCCGCATCGGTAGGATTCGAGGATGGAAATGTAAATGAATCACAGTCTATCTGCGGTTGCTGCGCCCGCGCATCTCCCGCGAGAAGAAAAAACGCAAACGCAAAAAAGATAAGAACAAAGACTACACCCGAGGCGGGAAAAGAATCTCTTATTCTTCCGCTGACGCGGGCCGCGCCGCGAAGCAACACACGCGGACTAAATGGGGAGGGGGGTGCTGGGATCATCTGAAAATTCATTTCTCTTCATAATCACGCTCATAACTTCATCATCCCGAAATAAAGAACAAAGTGCTGCGTAGCACACTTTTAGCAGTTTTACCAGTACCTGTAGAGGTTTCAAATTTGAGCGGTTTTTGTATAAAACCTAGATTTGTTTTATAATGGTATCATTGTATTGAGAACTCAGACTTCGGAGCAAAAACCTCTCTATTCAAGGATAAACCCCAATGGATGCAATTGTTGATCTGTTTACCAAGGGTGGAATATATATTTTCCCCCTGATTTTATGTTCCATATTTGGACTTGCGATTTTTCTTCAGAAGCTTCATCTCCTTCAGAGGAAAAAGCTTCTCCCCGAGGAATTTCTTTCAAACCTATACAAGACTGTCGAGACAAAGGGGCTTGAAGAAGCAAAAGCCCTTTCCGCATCAAACGATTCCGCGGTAGCCAAAATGGCTCTCGCGGCCGCGCAAAACTCAGGCAAATCGAAGGCGGAAATGCACGAAGCCATTGAGGCAGTCGGAAAAACCGAGGCGCAGGGTCTTGAAAAATATATTGAGACTCTGCTTACCATAAGCAGTATAAGCACCCTTATCGGGCTTCTCGGAACGATATCCGGCATGATAAAGGTGTTCGCCGTCATATCGGAGAAGGATATAGTGGATCCGCCTTCACTCGCGGGAGGCATCTCGGAAGCCCTTTATACTACGGCCCTGGGACTCACGATAGCGATCCCGGCGCTCATAGCCTACAAGTACACCGATGGGAAATTCAGGGAGATAATCTCCGAGCTTGAAGATGAAGGCAAGAAAATACTCGAAGCTTTCTCCGCGAAGGCATCCCTATGAGATTCACACAGAGAAAAGATTCCAGAAGATCCGGCATAGATCTCGCCCCTATAGTTGACGTGGTCTTTAACCTCCTTATCTTCTTTGCTCTTACGCTCAATTTCGCCATATCGAGCGGCATAAAAGTCAACCTCCC encodes the following:
- the istA gene encoding IS21 family transposase is translated as MPGQHITDEQRRKFMKLITEEELTVETAAAKLGFGRTSGFQIKKELKTQAKKEKKPRGRRRPDPLESIWDSQVLPILRNSPGIRPSAVFYELLRNNPELSPGIRRTLERRIRDWRAEFGPDKDVIFRQNKEAGHLGISDFTRMRDAGVTIKRRPFDHRLYHFRLPWSGFVYAIVVEGGESFTAFSQGLQGALQTLGGAPAENRTDSLSAAFRNLTKDQAKDMTRRYEELCAHYGMEATRNNRGEAHENGAIEGAHGHLKKEIADAVLLRGSSDFVDIEEYRDFIAEVVSNINARRVERIEAERRTLRPLPSNSAPWYERHSVVVTSSGGFLLKGVFYTVPSRLIGHRLDVRLHDSGIELYFGGRHQLTLPRKRRDGDKTIHCVSYHHVIHSLKKKPGAFMNLVYRDELFPREEYKRCFELALCVVGRLGACRMIVKLLALAHEQSCEEQLAMAMRDSLNSGKLPDMDTLEERFVMKAGPMREVDVQAGDLSSYTPLFGVIEEKGGKK
- the istB gene encoding IS21-like element helper ATPase IstB, with the translated sequence MNDKQNTRIDSVGLTLMFSELRMPAIKNTWEQFAERADKEGWPAGRLLWALAELELAERGRRRIQRHLAEAHLIAGKSLDSFDFSVVPTISPSRVRALASNDSWLKGGHNVIIFGPPGAGKSHLASAIGLALVEGGKRVMFTRTTDLVQRLQMAHRELRLENVLERLNRYDLLILDDLAYVRKDRDETRVLFELISNRYESRSLLITANQPFEEWKNVFPDENTAVAAVDRLVHHCVILEMNVESYRLRHAMEKKKEEVKKKRGRPAKYATENNSKGPTSKTEN
- a CDS encoding TetR family transcriptional regulator C-terminal domain-containing protein, producing the protein MNNKDKLIQIASRLFHLHGYEGTSIDMIMKESGVCRSNFYYYFSSKEALALATIRKTSLTFRDKMLTKTLLNRRLNPLERLDSFYEKAISLQTSLFSEDLYAGCFFGNLALEQSSNKNFRSALNHFFTEWHKAFQLCLEEGVGRGFFKEDVDPENVAKLLISQIEGAILLSKVTNSIDPLLSASTEMRKLIINA
- a CDS encoding leucine-rich repeat domain-containing protein; the encoded protein is MIPAPPSPFSPRVLLRGAARVSGRIRDSFPASGVVFVLIFFAFAFFLLAGDARAQQPQIDCDSFTFPSSNPTDADVLTKLYCDTKGSSWTNTDNWGASDLDSWYGVIVDTEDPTKVTKLELNSNNLDGSIPSEFGSLGSLTWLNLSGNRGLTGELPVGLMELSGLETLNVECTGVSEPKDNPEFSKWFKGIRFISGCTLPPPPPPPPPPPPPPPPESDCEGLQEDRGEDGLAIRPGCVDTSLIVISREDGKYTAIELSVPEGEGPPDDVPSIILPSSLVGSVETVTIDLSVPSEEELPEGLSLEGFVAEVGLDEYTLGEGETVTVCLPVSEDGGESASYIYRYQKEGSGSFSMSNIETVDDAGGEESMPGLYRYDRERGAGDLFQDQEWMRLTVWNACAGTHRLCRLFSGFSLRFPNLRLWRRKKAVGDVRLFLMERVEAGREAPRLTCF
- a CDS encoding MotA/TolQ/ExbB proton channel family protein; translated protein: MDAIVDLFTKGGIYIFPLILCSIFGLAIFLQKLHLLQRKKLLPEEFLSNLYKTVETKGLEEAKALSASNDSAVAKMALAAAQNSGKSKAEMHEAIEAVGKTEAQGLEKYIETLLTISSISTLIGLLGTISGMIKVFAVISEKDIVDPPSLAGGISEALYTTALGLTIAIPALIAYKYTDGKFREIISELEDEGKKILEAFSAKASL